In one window of Eggerthella guodeyinii DNA:
- a CDS encoding molybdopterin-dependent oxidoreductase — protein sequence MSLFDAVRASSFDRRTFVAATAAAAAVASLGLAGCENKVRETTKEEKQEIDLEGGAWVPFNCVSTTCASRCYNRAYVVDGVIVRHGTDNTHEDSEDYPQQRCCPRGRSTRSFLTGPDRLKYPMKRKHWSPGGGENSQGELRGKDEWERIGWDEAIDLIAQELTRIRDTYGNRAFLAMGLMDTRLGAGFLGSSVLNMLGGCLTTWGQASVGGFSVTSQMIRGHWSLGASDAQDRMALRHAQLIVLWALNPAWSIAGSDIYNFIVAKRKAGAKVIIVDPYFHPSAQALADEWVPCRPGTDGALLEAIAYEMITHDWQDQDFLDRCCVGFDADHMPADAKTDENFKDYILGAYDGTPRSPEWASAICGASPEAIRSLAEQMATTKPMALKAGQAPARTYYGNRFAQLFFTVGWMTGNVGVLGGEVAAGAGLGTSHFGASGKGMVKLGSAGYAFPQNPVCSEPRAAGAIAAGKLDPEQEYGLPYSECYEAVVKGEYTLPGRNKEKRSCDIKCLYRDNAHSPANQFSGGNFVEEAYRKVEFVLVQDFMFSTDARLADIVLPVTSTLEYDISAAPMCPHEFVMVGSKVLEPYYESKADVEIFFLLADKFGVGEDVVPRKSVKQGEFNKVASAFVVTEDGSDYEPLVAITQEDLDRYGVEGVPQEGRVPIQDFLAKGAYQVERSDGDALMNCFGKAFRDDPAANPVATASGKYEIYCQSLKDYYDFIGFSDIDALPKYKPAFDGYEQAKSDDAYPYQLVTIHHIRQAHSVFSNVKQLNEVFANDILISEYDAGRTGLSKGDWVKVTSSAASIARRVNPIPNLMPGVVVLGQGNWRRTDEATGVDVGGNVNTITRPLVIGDAYQPFNSVLVSLEPWTGDELKPDYLRESVAPVSE from the coding sequence ATGTCATTGTTTGACGCGGTTCGGGCATCTTCGTTCGATCGTCGCACGTTCGTTGCCGCCACGGCGGCTGCGGCCGCTGTGGCCAGCTTGGGATTGGCTGGATGCGAGAACAAGGTTCGCGAGACGACCAAGGAAGAGAAGCAGGAAATCGATCTCGAGGGGGGCGCATGGGTTCCGTTCAATTGCGTTTCCACCACCTGCGCAAGCCGTTGCTACAATCGAGCGTACGTTGTGGATGGCGTCATCGTGCGCCATGGAACCGACAATACCCACGAAGACAGCGAAGACTATCCTCAGCAGCGATGCTGTCCGCGCGGAAGGAGCACGCGATCGTTCCTGACGGGCCCCGATCGTCTCAAGTATCCCATGAAGCGCAAGCACTGGTCCCCCGGCGGAGGCGAGAACTCGCAGGGAGAGCTGCGTGGGAAAGATGAATGGGAGCGCATCGGCTGGGACGAGGCGATCGATCTGATCGCTCAAGAGCTGACGCGCATCAGGGATACCTACGGCAATCGCGCTTTCTTGGCCATGGGCCTCATGGATACGCGCCTCGGCGCTGGTTTTCTGGGAAGTTCCGTGCTCAATATGCTAGGAGGTTGCCTTACCACCTGGGGCCAAGCGTCGGTCGGCGGTTTCTCGGTAACGAGTCAGATGATCCGGGGACATTGGTCGCTTGGCGCGAGCGATGCTCAAGATCGCATGGCTTTGCGTCATGCTCAGCTCATCGTATTGTGGGCCCTCAACCCTGCGTGGAGCATCGCCGGATCCGACATCTACAACTTCATCGTTGCAAAGCGCAAGGCGGGGGCGAAGGTCATTATCGTCGATCCGTACTTCCACCCTTCGGCGCAGGCGCTTGCCGACGAATGGGTGCCGTGCCGTCCCGGTACCGATGGCGCGCTGCTCGAGGCCATTGCTTACGAGATGATCACGCACGATTGGCAGGATCAAGATTTCCTCGATCGGTGCTGCGTGGGATTTGACGCCGACCATATGCCTGCTGATGCCAAAACCGACGAGAACTTCAAAGACTACATTTTGGGAGCGTACGATGGCACGCCGCGATCGCCGGAATGGGCCAGCGCGATCTGCGGCGCCTCGCCCGAGGCCATCCGCAGCTTAGCTGAGCAAATGGCCACTACCAAGCCGATGGCCCTCAAAGCGGGACAAGCTCCAGCCCGTACGTATTACGGCAATCGATTCGCGCAGCTGTTCTTCACCGTGGGCTGGATGACGGGGAACGTCGGCGTGCTCGGCGGCGAGGTGGCGGCTGGCGCCGGTTTGGGCACGAGCCATTTCGGTGCGTCGGGCAAGGGCATGGTCAAGTTGGGAAGCGCCGGATACGCGTTTCCCCAGAATCCCGTATGTTCCGAACCGCGCGCTGCGGGTGCGATCGCCGCTGGCAAGCTCGATCCAGAGCAGGAGTACGGACTGCCGTATTCGGAGTGCTACGAAGCCGTCGTCAAGGGCGAGTACACCCTGCCCGGCCGCAACAAAGAGAAGCGCAGTTGCGATATCAAGTGTTTGTACCGCGACAACGCGCACAGTCCGGCGAATCAATTCAGCGGCGGCAACTTCGTTGAAGAGGCGTACCGCAAGGTCGAATTCGTGCTCGTCCAGGATTTCATGTTCTCCACCGACGCGCGGCTTGCCGATATCGTGCTTCCGGTCACCTCCACGCTCGAGTACGATATTTCGGCTGCGCCGATGTGCCCCCATGAATTCGTGATGGTGGGAAGCAAGGTGCTCGAGCCCTATTATGAAAGCAAAGCCGATGTCGAGATTTTCTTCTTGCTGGCAGACAAATTCGGCGTTGGCGAGGACGTCGTGCCGCGCAAGAGCGTGAAGCAAGGCGAGTTCAACAAAGTGGCGTCGGCGTTCGTGGTGACGGAAGACGGCAGCGATTACGAGCCGCTCGTTGCCATTACGCAAGAGGATCTCGACCGCTACGGGGTGGAGGGCGTGCCGCAGGAAGGTCGCGTGCCTATACAGGACTTCCTCGCGAAGGGCGCCTATCAAGTCGAACGTTCCGATGGCGATGCGTTGATGAACTGCTTTGGAAAGGCGTTTCGGGACGATCCCGCAGCGAATCCGGTTGCAACCGCATCGGGCAAGTACGAAATATACTGTCAATCGCTCAAAGACTACTACGATTTCATCGGGTTCAGCGACATCGACGCGCTTCCCAAGTACAAGCCGGCTTTCGATGGGTACGAGCAGGCGAAATCGGACGATGCCTATCCGTATCAGCTTGTCACCATCCACCACATCCGTCAGGCGCACAGCGTGTTCTCGAATGTGAAGCAGCTGAACGAAGTGTTCGCAAACGATATTCTGATCAGCGAATACGATGCCGGGCGCACCGGGCTGTCGAAGGGGGATTGGGTCAAGGTCACCTCGAGCGCGGCATCCATTGCGCGACGCGTGAACCCCATTCCCAACTTGATGCCGGGCGTGGTTGTGCTCGGCCAGGGGAACTGGCGCCGTACCGACGAGGCGACCGGGGTGGACGTCGGCGGCAACGTGAACACCATCACGCGCCCGCTCGTCATCGGCGATGCGTACCAGCCGTTCAACAGCGTGCTCGTTTCGCTTGAACCGTGGACGGGCGACGAGCTCAAGCCGGACTATCTGCGCGAATCCGTCGCGCCCGTTTCCGAATAG
- a CDS encoding TorD/DmsD family molecular chaperone, producing MRTKDGDIELLAMSRSQAYLWFQAVLGYAPVPAVLEWVLAEENVSALAVFCEADLRFRAAQEAAMLEVEALRAHDDAGRERASAAYARLFVGPEALPVRPWESSWRGSDESLFQERTLEVRRAYFAEGYVCSGYPHVADDHIAIELDFMASLGVRMVEALGRPDALEARRLVHSSHSFLCGHAMAWMPDYAEACSTLPASYGLYVRVVQLLKEFLRLDETALVELGDALEARQGERAYGQGDGCTKS from the coding sequence ATGAGAACGAAGGATGGCGATATCGAGCTGTTGGCCATGTCTCGATCGCAAGCGTATCTGTGGTTTCAGGCCGTTCTGGGGTATGCGCCTGTTCCTGCGGTGCTCGAGTGGGTGCTCGCTGAGGAGAACGTGAGCGCGCTGGCCGTATTCTGCGAAGCCGATCTCCGCTTCCGCGCAGCTCAAGAAGCTGCGATGCTTGAGGTCGAGGCGTTGCGGGCGCACGACGACGCTGGACGAGAGCGCGCTTCGGCGGCGTATGCGAGGCTTTTCGTCGGTCCGGAAGCGCTGCCGGTTCGTCCATGGGAATCGAGTTGGAGAGGGTCCGACGAGTCTTTGTTCCAGGAGCGCACGCTGGAAGTGAGGAGAGCGTATTTCGCCGAGGGGTATGTTTGCTCGGGTTATCCTCATGTCGCCGACGACCACATTGCCATAGAACTCGATTTCATGGCTTCGCTTGGCGTGCGCATGGTGGAGGCGTTGGGGCGGCCGGACGCCTTGGAGGCTCGGAGACTCGTGCATTCCTCGCACAGTTTTTTGTGCGGCCATGCAATGGCTTGGATGCCGGATTATGCGGAAGCATGTTCGACGTTGCCCGCCAGCTACGGTTTATACGTTCGCGTTGTACAATTGCTTAAAGAGTTTCTGCGGCTCGACGAAACGGCCTTGGTCGAGCTGGGTGATGCGCTCGAGGCTCGCCAGGGGGAACGCGCTTATGGGCAAGGGGACGGTTGTACGAAGAGCTAA
- a CDS encoding 4Fe-4S dicluster domain-containing protein produces MRTSRSTACSFRLNRGRATSSSRTICANPSRPFPNRRSNMSQWGFYHNADACVGCKACVIACKDKNDLALGRKLRRVYDYAGGSWKVDEQGACRQEGSFVYSISVACMHCASPLCVANCPSGAMTKREDGIVYVDTDLCIACGTCAKSCPYGQPFVDEDRAHSVKCDFCRLLVDQGEEPACVAACVTRALSFGELSELEAQHGSVHAVPPLPDDTGTNPSLVLTPSRLNPDGALPGKVINPEEEVL; encoded by the coding sequence ATGCGTACCAGCCGTTCAACAGCGTGCTCGTTTCGCTTGAACCGTGGACGGGCGACGAGCTCAAGCCGGACTATCTGCGCGAATCCGTCGCGCCCGTTTCCGAATAGGAGGTCGAACATGTCTCAATGGGGGTTTTATCATAACGCGGACGCATGCGTCGGCTGCAAGGCGTGCGTTATCGCATGCAAGGACAAGAACGATCTTGCGCTGGGTCGCAAGCTGCGTCGCGTATACGATTATGCCGGCGGTTCCTGGAAAGTCGACGAGCAGGGGGCGTGCCGGCAAGAAGGCAGCTTCGTGTATTCGATCTCCGTGGCGTGCATGCATTGCGCAAGCCCCCTCTGCGTGGCGAATTGCCCGTCGGGAGCCATGACGAAGCGCGAGGATGGCATCGTGTACGTGGACACCGACCTCTGCATAGCCTGCGGCACGTGTGCGAAATCGTGTCCTTACGGGCAACCGTTCGTCGACGAAGACCGAGCTCATTCGGTGAAATGCGATTTTTGCCGCCTGCTGGTGGACCAAGGCGAGGAGCCCGCTTGCGTCGCCGCATGCGTGACGCGCGCGTTGAGCTTCGGCGAGCTGTCCGAACTTGAAGCGCAGCACGGATCGGTTCATGCTGTTCCTCCCTTGCCGGACGACACGGGAACGAATCCCTCCCTCGTTCTCACGCCATCCCGGCTCAATCCGGATGGGGCGCTGCCGGGCAAGGTGATCAATCCCGAGGAAGAAGTGCTCTAG
- a CDS encoding MerR family transcriptional regulator, which translates to MKSSELAKLAGVSVRTLRHYHAIGLLPEPPRGENGYRDYHAEDLVRLLRVKRLSSLGFSLSRIGEVLDEMDANLAEASGPHADEALDELDRELELQIERLQEQRRTIALLKQEQIDLDLPVRFARIKKLFEELSARSAITKSDREALLLAGNLFSEEDADELERVISALFDGEMIDQLQAVQARFDELPADASRDEIDRAIDAAMELLGPFIDCFDPANWDKDYDSVSEDLLREITKKDLNEAQRVATDRLAEALEARILERLPSTSSPQDA; encoded by the coding sequence ATGAAGTCGAGCGAACTGGCGAAGCTGGCGGGGGTGTCGGTGCGCACGCTGCGCCACTACCACGCCATCGGGCTGCTGCCCGAGCCGCCGCGCGGCGAGAACGGCTACCGCGACTACCACGCGGAGGATCTCGTGCGCCTGCTGCGCGTCAAGCGGCTGTCGTCGCTGGGGTTCTCGCTGTCGCGCATCGGCGAGGTGCTCGACGAGATGGACGCGAACCTGGCCGAGGCCTCCGGGCCGCATGCCGACGAGGCCCTCGACGAGCTCGATCGCGAGCTGGAGCTGCAGATCGAGCGCCTGCAAGAGCAGCGCCGCACCATCGCGCTGCTGAAGCAGGAGCAGATCGACCTCGACCTGCCGGTGCGGTTCGCGCGGATCAAGAAGCTGTTCGAGGAGCTTTCCGCACGCTCTGCCATCACGAAAAGCGACCGAGAAGCCCTCCTGCTCGCCGGCAACCTGTTCTCCGAGGAGGACGCCGACGAGCTTGAGCGCGTCATCTCGGCGCTGTTCGACGGCGAGATGATCGACCAGCTCCAAGCCGTTCAGGCGCGCTTCGACGAGCTGCCCGCAGACGCCTCGCGCGACGAGATCGACCGCGCGATCGATGCCGCGATGGAGCTGCTCGGCCCCTTCATCGATTGCTTCGACCCGGCCAACTGGGACAAGGACTACGACAGCGTTTCCGAGGACCTCCTGCGCGAGATAACGAAGAAGGACCTGAACGAGGCCCAGCGCGTCGCGACGGATCGTCTCGCGGAGGCGCTCGAGGCGCGCATCCTCGAACGGCTTCCCTCCACATCTTCGCCACAGGACGCTTGA